A window of the Natronomonas salina genome harbors these coding sequences:
- a CDS encoding GNAT family N-acetyltransferase: MSQQVGEDAVRSDYGIRRFRPEDVDAFLALHRETFGTDHDREWFAWKYEENPYVYHVPIFVAERAGELVGARPFFALELSVNGGRHLALQPCDTMVHPDHRQRGLSARLNEAAIEKYRDRDVSFLFDFPDERTAADHLQRGWKRVADQPTYYRVQNPAGLQNVSSTWASLGVRALTPLLEGYNRLSTGRLSAPEAVTVERHDAVPAATLAGIEYDRRKKGIHIHRDLRFYDWRFRNPARDHAAYVARRDGEPIAGVVVATSADGAVATLTDVTPLPDGDDRGGLEALLDRVVREYADADVVAAPPVLPDDLASRASFHRDDRWPLSAVATRTAHLVRELSGGWRVDGLDVTDADNWQLTFAERRTN; this comes from the coding sequence ATGAGCCAGCAGGTGGGGGAGGACGCGGTCCGGTCAGACTACGGTATCCGGCGGTTCCGGCCCGAGGACGTCGACGCGTTCCTGGCGTTGCACCGCGAGACGTTCGGCACCGACCACGACCGCGAGTGGTTCGCCTGGAAGTACGAGGAGAACCCGTACGTCTACCACGTCCCTATCTTCGTCGCGGAGCGGGCCGGCGAACTCGTCGGCGCCAGACCGTTCTTCGCGCTGGAGCTGTCGGTGAACGGCGGGCGACACCTGGCCCTGCAGCCCTGCGATACGATGGTCCACCCCGACCACCGGCAGCGGGGCCTGTCGGCCCGGCTGAACGAGGCGGCCATCGAGAAGTACCGCGACCGGGACGTGAGCTTCCTCTTCGACTTCCCGGACGAGCGCACCGCCGCCGACCACCTGCAGCGGGGCTGGAAGCGGGTCGCCGACCAGCCCACCTACTACCGCGTCCAGAACCCCGCCGGCCTGCAGAACGTCTCCTCCACCTGGGCCTCCCTCGGCGTTCGCGCGCTGACGCCGCTGCTCGAGGGCTACAACCGGCTGTCGACTGGGCGGCTGTCGGCCCCCGAGGCGGTGACCGTCGAGCGCCACGACGCCGTCCCGGCGGCGACGCTGGCTGGCATCGAGTACGACCGTCGCAAGAAGGGGATCCACATCCACCGGGACCTGCGGTTCTACGACTGGCGGTTCCGGAACCCGGCGCGGGACCACGCCGCCTACGTCGCGAGGCGCGACGGCGAACCGATCGCCGGGGTCGTCGTCGCGACGTCGGCGGACGGCGCCGTCGCCACGCTGACAGACGTCACGCCGCTGCCGGACGGCGACGACCGCGGGGGACTGGAGGCGCTCCTCGACCGCGTCGTCCGGGAGTACGCCGACGCGGACGTCGTCGCGGCCCCGCCCGTGCTCCCCGACGACCTGGCCAGCCGGGCCAGCTTCCACCGCGATGACCGGTGGCCGCTGTCCGCCGTGGCCACCCGGACCGCCCACCTCGTCCGGGAGCTCTCCGGCGGCTGGCGGGTCGACGGCCTCGACGTCACCGACGCCGACAACTGGCAGCTGACATTCGCCGAGCGGCGCACGAACTGA